A DNA window from Danio aesculapii chromosome 1, fDanAes4.1, whole genome shotgun sequence contains the following coding sequences:
- the en1b gene encoding homeobox protein engrailed-1b, with the protein MDEQKDQNSRDSTESESVSLSPNIPSPPILPHQAAQQAHRTTNFFIDNILRPDFGCKKDPGSRDRAQTSGRENVNPMVIRPSHNSSLCQDSNCSSDSTSSSSSSSPSSKQSSAKHFEGNGSTAARNGENTPSIMMVNANGGTPPAKESQPLLWPAWVYCTRYSDRPSSGPRTRKLKKKKSEKEDKRPRTAFTAEQLQRLKAEFQANRYITEQRRQSLAQELNLNESQIKIWFQNKRAKIKKASGYKNGLALQLMAQGLYNHSTTTVQDEKDDSE; encoded by the exons ATGGACGAGCAAAAGGATCAAAATAGTCGTGATTCGACTGAGTCTGAGAGCGTCTCGCTCTCACCCAACATACCATCTCCTCCGATTTTACCTCACCAGGCTGCGCAGCAAGCCCACAGAACCACGAACTTTTTCATCGACAATATTTTAAGGCCAGATTTCGGCTGCAAGAAAGATCCTGGGAGTAGGGATCGGGCGCAAACGTCGGGTAGGGAGAATGTCAACCCAATGGTAATAAGGCCGTCGCATAATAGCAGCCTTTGCCAGGATTCAAACTGCAGTAGTGACAGCACTTCTTCGTCCTCGTCGTCTTCGCCATCCTCAAAGCAGTCCTCGGCAAAGCATTTCGAAGGAAATGGATCTACCGCAGCAAGGAACGGGGAGAATACGCCGTCGATAATGATGGTGAACGCCAACGGGGGAACTCCGCCAGCTAAAGAATCACAGCCTTTACTATGGCCTGCGTGGGTGTACTGCACCAGGTACTCGGACAGACCTTCATCTG GCCCAAGGACACGAAAattgaaaaagaagaaaagcGAAAAGGAAGACAAGCGACCGAGAACTGCTTTCACGGCTGAACAGCTGCAGAGACTTAAAGCCGAGTTTCAGGCGAATCGGTACATTACGGAGCAGCGAAGACAGTCGCTGGCCCAGGAACTCAACCTCAATGAGTCGCAAATAAAAATCTGGTTCCAGAATAAAAGGGCCAAAATCAAAAAGGCTTCTGGCTATAAGAACGGCCTTGCTCTTCAGCTCATGGCTCAAGGACTCTACAACCATTCCACAACCACAGTTCAAGACGAAAAAGACGATAGCGAATAA